One region of Olleya sp. Hel_I_94 genomic DNA includes:
- a CDS encoding helix-turn-helix domain-containing protein → MDTTEIIGTNIKEYRKALGYNQDHLANYLSISREQISNYELGKRDVPYENMEKLCSLFGIELEELLEENIDIKKANLSFAFRSNGTDSDIKAIADFKKIVLNYIKIDTLINDL, encoded by the coding sequence ATGGACACTACTGAAATAATCGGGACTAATATCAAAGAGTATAGAAAAGCTTTAGGATATAACCAAGACCATTTAGCGAATTACCTATCAATCTCTAGAGAACAAATTTCTAATTATGAACTTGGAAAAAGAGATGTTCCATATGAAAACATGGAAAAACTATGCAGTCTTTTCGGTATAGAACTAGAAGAGCTATTAGAAGAAAATATAGATATTAAGAAAGCTAATCTTTCATTTGCTTTCAGAAGTAATGGCACAGATTCTGACATAAAAGCAATTGCCGATTTTAAAAAAATAGTTTTAAATTACATCAAAATCGATACATTAATTAATGATTTATAA
- a CDS encoding ImmA/IrrE family metallo-endopeptidase: MIYKTRKKATEFRNQNGYSNLEPIDLESFLIKLNVITIFKPLSQDFSGMAIKSKDKNFMLINSNHSIGRQNFSICHELYHLYFDPNFTPHNSISGKFDKRTNEYLADIFASYLLMPDDAILNFIPDEELKKNKINLKTILKTEHYFKCSRTALLFRLKELNVITDSKFEEYRQDIKLKAKQNGYSTKLYEQGNENLVIGDFGSKSRYLFENEKISESHYLTLLNSIGIDLFND; encoded by the coding sequence ATGATTTATAAAACACGAAAAAAAGCTACGGAGTTTAGAAATCAAAATGGATATAGTAATTTAGAACCAATTGATTTAGAAAGCTTTCTCATTAAACTAAATGTAATTACTATATTCAAACCTTTGTCTCAAGATTTTTCCGGAATGGCTATTAAATCTAAAGACAAAAACTTTATGCTTATAAATTCTAATCATTCAATAGGTAGACAAAACTTCTCTATTTGTCATGAATTATATCACTTATACTTTGATCCAAATTTCACCCCACATAATTCTATTTCAGGAAAATTCGACAAAAGAACTAATGAATATTTAGCTGATATTTTCGCTTCTTACTTATTAATGCCAGATGATGCTATTTTAAATTTCATTCCTGATGAAGAATTAAAAAAAAATAAGATAAACTTAAAAACTATCCTAAAGACAGAACATTATTTCAAATGTTCAAGAACTGCTTTATTATTTCGTTTAAAAGAATTAAATGTTATTACAGATTCTAAATTTGAGGAATATAGACAGGATATTAAATTAAAAGCAAAACAAAACGGTTATTCTACTAAACTTTATGAACAAGGAAATGAAAACCTAGTAATTGGAGATTTTGGTTCAAAAAGCAGATATCTTTTTGAAAATGAAAAAATATCAGAAAGTCATTATTTAACCCTTTTAAATTCTATTGGTATAGATTTATTTAATGATTAA
- a CDS encoding DUF1963 domain-containing protein produces the protein MFSFKKNNLEKIKSFIRNSEEIEIEKADKEKLIKMIRPTVGIKTKASDDKNLKVGKSKIGGKPDLPKDFEWPRANNIPMLFCAQYNLSELKRFDKENILPNKGFFYIFLSLDDKWKEFNGVNQEFKFIYSESENLIRTEFPEDLEENQSFKTALIEYFEFYTIPDDQNYKFFELNKKYDDLYFYFYQPTKEFITEELYQDSDNMHQILGYDRSIQSSVVYDFASKELGLYGVDGSEYKKRWNDILELSKTFELLLQLDCYDSNSDLTKFGGSGTYYFGLSKIDLENKNFNDIKMSFQMT, from the coding sequence ATGTTTAGTTTTAAAAAGAATAATTTAGAGAAAATAAAGTCATTCATTCGGAATTCGGAAGAAATCGAAATTGAAAAAGCGGACAAGGAAAAACTAATCAAAATGATTAGACCAACTGTTGGAATTAAAACAAAAGCGAGTGATGACAAAAACTTAAAAGTTGGAAAATCTAAAATTGGTGGAAAACCTGATTTGCCAAAAGACTTTGAATGGCCAAGAGCGAATAATATTCCAATGTTATTTTGTGCTCAATATAATTTGTCTGAACTGAAGAGATTTGACAAAGAAAATATTTTGCCCAATAAAGGTTTCTTTTACATCTTTTTAAGTCTTGATGACAAATGGAAAGAATTTAATGGAGTAAATCAAGAATTTAAATTTATCTACAGCGAATCTGAAAATCTTATCAGAACGGAATTCCCAGAAGACCTTGAAGAAAATCAATCTTTCAAAACAGCTTTAATCGAATATTTTGAATTCTATACAATTCCAGATGACCAGAATTACAAATTTTTTGAACTCAATAAAAAGTACGATGATTTATACTTCTATTTTTATCAACCAACAAAGGAGTTTATAACAGAGGAATTATATCAAGATTCAGATAATATGCATCAGATTCTTGGATACGACAGGTCAATTCAATCGAGCGTTGTTTATGATTTTGCTTCAAAAGAATTAGGACTTTATGGAGTTGATGGTTCGGAATATAAAAAGAGATGGAATGATATATTAGAATTATCAAAAACATTTGAATTGCTTTTACAATTAGACTGTTATGATTCAAATTCTGATTTGACAAAATTTGGTGGAAGTGGAACTTATTATTTTGGACTATCAAAAATAGATTTAGAAAATAAAAACTTTAACGATATTAAAATGTCGTTTCAAATGACATAA